A genome region from Chryseobacterium sp. G0186 includes the following:
- the hisS gene encoding histidine--tRNA ligase — MKPSLAKGTRDFTAQEVSRRKYIINILQNNFELFGFQPLETPSFENLSTLTGKYGEEGDRLIFKILNSSINEAKEDKKTQMLNDFQRALEKPFSSESLTDKALRYDLTVPFARFVAMNHGKLTFPFKRYQIQPVWRADRPQKGRYREFYQCDADIVGSESLLQEVDLVQLYLKSFSDLRVPVTIHMNNRKILSGLAEYAGITDKLIDFTVALDKLDKIGKDGVVKELLEREISQESIDKLDFLFSQSDDALENLLQLKEKFAGNEIGLQGVEELEFVLTQSLNLGVDIQNLVFNITLARGLDYYTGAIFEVKADEVAMGSIGGGGRYDNLTEVFGVKNIPGIGISFGLDRIYLVMEELNLFPEEASSKTEYLFANFGGEGTIEALKLIMQLRAKGISAELYPESAKINKQFTYAEKKGIKNLVFLGEEEIKNGTVTFKNLEAGEQKTVSSEEFLG, encoded by the coding sequence ATGAAGCCAAGTTTAGCAAAAGGAACAAGAGATTTTACAGCACAGGAAGTTTCCAGAAGAAAATATATCATCAATATTTTACAGAATAACTTTGAGTTATTCGGATTTCAGCCATTGGAAACTCCAAGCTTTGAAAATCTTTCTACCCTTACAGGAAAATACGGAGAGGAAGGTGATCGCTTGATCTTTAAGATTTTGAATTCAAGTATTAATGAAGCAAAGGAAGATAAGAAAACGCAAATGCTGAATGATTTTCAAAGAGCACTTGAAAAACCATTCAGCTCAGAAAGTCTAACTGATAAAGCACTTCGTTATGACCTTACTGTACCTTTTGCAAGATTCGTAGCAATGAATCATGGGAAACTGACTTTTCCGTTTAAACGTTACCAGATCCAGCCGGTATGGAGAGCTGACAGACCGCAAAAAGGGAGATACAGAGAATTCTATCAATGTGATGCTGATATCGTAGGAAGTGAAAGTTTATTGCAGGAAGTGGACTTAGTTCAGCTGTATTTGAAGTCATTCTCTGATTTAAGAGTCCCTGTAACCATTCACATGAACAACAGAAAAATCCTTTCCGGATTAGCTGAATATGCTGGAATTACCGACAAACTGATTGATTTTACAGTTGCTTTGGATAAACTCGATAAAATTGGAAAAGATGGAGTTGTAAAGGAACTTCTGGAAAGAGAAATCTCTCAGGAATCTATTGATAAATTGGACTTCTTATTCAGTCAGTCTGATGATGCTCTGGAAAACCTTCTTCAGCTTAAGGAGAAATTTGCTGGTAATGAAATTGGATTGCAGGGTGTTGAAGAATTAGAATTTGTTCTTACACAATCTCTGAACTTGGGTGTTGATATTCAGAATCTTGTTTTCAATATTACGTTAGCGAGAGGCCTGGACTATTATACAGGAGCGATCTTTGAAGTGAAAGCTGATGAAGTTGCCATGGGATCCATTGGCGGTGGTGGTAGATACGACAACCTTACAGAGGTTTTTGGAGTTAAAAATATTCCGGGAATTGGAATTTCATTCGGATTGGATAGAATCTATCTAGTAATGGAGGAGTTGAATCTTTTCCCTGAAGAAGCTTCTTCTAAAACAGAATATTTATTTGCTAATTTCGGTGGTGAGGGAACTATAGAGGCACTAAAGCTGATTATGCAGTTAAGAGCAAAAGGTATTTCAGCAGAACTTTATCCTGAAAGTGCAAAAATAAATAAGCAATTCACCTATGCTGAAAAGAAAGGAATTAAGAACCTTGTTTTCTTAGGTGAGGAAGAAATTAAAAATGGAACAGTTACCTTTAAAAATCTTGAAGCCGGGGAACAGAAAACAGTTTCTTCGGAAGAGTTTTTAGGATAA
- a CDS encoding cyanophycinase, translating into MTKPVGKLIVIGGAVNKGSFAETDYDQNIEKNLNFFERGILRKIINESKHKENSVIEIVTTASQIPQIVGSEYKKAFEFLGVKNVNVLDIHNREEANSDAMVARANAADVMMFTGGDQLRLTSILGGTRFHDTILLKYQEQDFIYSGTSAGAAAASENMIYQGSSSEALLKGEIKTTQGLGLIDNVIIDTHFVQRGRIGRLFQAVVNNPRTLGIGLGEDTGLFIHNDVMTAVGSGLVILVDGRFIKDTNLTNINLGEPISIDNLTVHVMSMNDHYDLTTKTLTIENSQFNPIPQDK; encoded by the coding sequence ATGACAAAACCTGTTGGAAAATTAATAGTTATCGGAGGAGCTGTAAACAAGGGAAGTTTTGCAGAAACCGATTATGATCAGAATATCGAAAAGAATCTTAACTTTTTTGAGCGTGGGATCCTGCGAAAGATCATTAACGAATCAAAGCACAAAGAAAATTCTGTTATTGAGATCGTAACCACGGCCTCTCAAATTCCTCAGATCGTAGGTTCTGAATATAAAAAGGCTTTTGAGTTTCTGGGGGTTAAAAATGTAAATGTTCTTGATATTCATAACCGTGAAGAAGCCAACTCTGATGCCATGGTAGCAAGAGCTAATGCAGCTGATGTAATGATGTTCACCGGTGGAGATCAATTAAGACTGACTTCCATTTTAGGAGGAACAAGATTTCATGATACAATCTTATTAAAATATCAGGAACAGGACTTTATTTATTCCGGAACCTCCGCAGGAGCAGCAGCCGCCTCTGAAAATATGATTTATCAGGGAAGCAGTTCTGAAGCGCTTCTAAAAGGGGAAATCAAAACCACACAGGGATTGGGTCTTATCGATAATGTAATCATCGATACTCACTTTGTACAGCGAGGCAGAATCGGACGTCTTTTTCAGGCTGTTGTCAACAATCCGAGAACATTAGGAATCGGGCTTGGGGAAGATACGGGGCTTTTCATTCATAATGATGTGATGACTGCTGTTGGATCAGGTCTTGTTATTTTAGTAGACGGAAGATTCATAAAAGATACTAATCTTACCAACATCAATCTGGGAGAGCCTATTTCTATTGATAATTTAACGGTTCATGTAATGTCTATGAATGATCATTATGATCTTACCACAAAGACACTTACTATTGAGAATTCTCAGTTTAATCCGATTCCTCAGGATAAATAA
- the cphA gene encoding cyanophycin synthetase produces MKIEKIQALRGPNIWSIRRKKLIQMRLDLEEMENYPTNKIEGFRERIEKLIPSLITHRCSEGVEGGFFHRVETGTWMGHVIEHIALEIQTLAGMDVGFGRTRETRTPGVYNVVFNYLEENVGIYAAEEAVKIAQSLIDGTDYDLNACIHKLKEIRERVRLGPSTGSIVEEAVSRKIPWIRLGTNSLVQLGYGVNQQRFQATITGKTSSIAVDIACNKELTKRMLHDAAIPVPIGDLVVDEEDLTSVIKKIGYPIVLKPLDGNHGKGSSINVNDWDSAKIGLEHAQKYSRKVIVEKYITGYDFRVLVIDNKMVAAARRVPAHIVGDGELNIQQLIDKENTDPRRGYGHENVLTEIEVDKDTTELLEKLQYTLETVPQRGEVVYLKSTANLSTGGTSIDVTDMVHPENITMAERISKIIGLDVCGIDIMAENLTQPLKESGGAIIEVNAAPGFRMHLAPSEGLPRNVAAPVVDMLYPQGKPFTIPIIAVTGTNGKTTTTRLISHIVKSNGYRVGFTTSDGIYIQNTMLSKGDTTGPISAEFILKDPTVEFAVLETARGGILRSGLGFSQCDIGVLTNIEEDHLGMNDIHNLKDLTKVKRVVLDSVKKTGWSVLNADNEYSMKILNDLDCNVAIFSMDENNPHIVKFAKEGRITCVYEEGFVTIKKGDWKIRIGKAKDFPITMEGKARFMIENVLAASLASYLHGFGIEDISNSLRTFIPSAQLTPGRLNVFKFKNFKVLIDFAHNPSGYEAIEDYLKNVESTKKIGIISGVGDRRDSDIKECGKIAGRMFDYIIIRNEKHLRGRTEEEINGLIIDGINEAGKDVSYEIIPKEIEALKHAIGMAEEGTFITALSDVISNAIDLVQEYQARELLEDNKNL; encoded by the coding sequence ATGAAAATCGAAAAGATTCAGGCACTACGTGGTCCTAATATCTGGAGTATCAGACGAAAGAAACTGATACAGATGAGGTTGGACCTTGAGGAAATGGAGAATTATCCTACCAATAAGATTGAAGGATTCAGGGAAAGAATTGAAAAATTGATCCCGTCATTGATCACCCACAGATGCTCAGAAGGAGTGGAAGGTGGTTTTTTCCATAGAGTGGAAACAGGAACCTGGATGGGACATGTCATTGAGCATATTGCCTTGGAAATACAAACCCTGGCAGGAATGGATGTGGGGTTTGGAAGAACCCGGGAGACAAGAACTCCGGGAGTGTATAATGTAGTATTCAACTATCTTGAAGAAAATGTGGGAATTTATGCTGCTGAAGAAGCAGTAAAGATTGCTCAATCATTAATTGACGGAACAGATTATGATCTGAATGCCTGCATTCACAAATTAAAGGAAATCAGGGAACGTGTTCGTTTAGGACCTTCTACAGGAAGTATCGTAGAAGAGGCGGTCTCCCGAAAGATCCCCTGGATCCGATTGGGAACAAACTCCCTTGTACAGCTTGGATATGGAGTAAATCAACAGCGTTTTCAGGCTACCATCACCGGAAAAACAAGTTCTATTGCGGTGGATATTGCCTGTAATAAAGAATTAACCAAAAGAATGCTGCATGATGCTGCCATTCCGGTTCCCATTGGAGATCTGGTGGTAGATGAAGAAGATTTGACGAGTGTTATCAAAAAAATAGGCTATCCCATTGTTTTAAAACCATTGGATGGAAACCACGGGAAAGGCTCATCTATTAATGTCAATGACTGGGATTCTGCTAAAATAGGATTGGAACATGCCCAGAAATATTCCAGAAAAGTAATTGTTGAAAAATACATTACCGGATATGATTTCAGGGTATTGGTAATTGACAATAAAATGGTTGCTGCTGCAAGGAGAGTTCCTGCTCATATTGTAGGTGATGGAGAATTGAATATCCAACAGCTTATAGATAAGGAAAATACAGATCCGAGGCGAGGTTATGGTCATGAAAATGTACTTACCGAGATTGAAGTAGATAAGGATACCACAGAACTGCTGGAGAAGTTACAATATACATTGGAAACGGTTCCTCAAAGAGGAGAAGTGGTGTATCTGAAGTCAACGGCTAATCTTTCAACGGGGGGGACATCCATTGATGTTACCGATATGGTACATCCTGAAAACATTACGATGGCAGAAAGAATTTCCAAGATTATTGGATTGGATGTCTGCGGTATTGATATTATGGCTGAAAACCTTACCCAGCCTTTAAAGGAAAGTGGAGGAGCTATTATAGAAGTTAATGCAGCTCCGGGATTCAGGATGCATCTGGCTCCAAGTGAGGGACTTCCAAGGAATGTTGCGGCTCCTGTTGTAGATATGCTTTATCCGCAGGGGAAACCTTTTACCATTCCAATTATTGCTGTTACAGGAACCAACGGAAAGACAACTACAACAAGACTTATCTCACATATTGTAAAAAGTAACGGGTATAGAGTAGGATTTACCACCTCAGATGGAATCTATATTCAGAATACCATGCTCTCAAAAGGAGATACTACAGGTCCAATTTCTGCAGAATTCATATTAAAAGATCCTACTGTAGAATTTGCTGTTCTGGAAACTGCAAGAGGAGGAATTCTACGTTCAGGACTAGGGTTTTCACAATGTGATATTGGTGTATTGACCAATATTGAGGAAGATCACTTAGGAATGAATGATATTCATAACTTAAAAGACCTTACCAAGGTAAAGAGAGTGGTGCTGGACAGTGTAAAGAAAACAGGCTGGAGCGTACTGAACGCAGACAATGAATATTCCATGAAGATTTTGAATGATCTGGATTGTAATGTTGCTATTTTCAGTATGGACGAAAATAATCCGCACATTGTAAAATTTGCCAAAGAAGGAAGAATTACCTGTGTGTATGAAGAAGGATTTGTAACCATTAAAAAAGGAGACTGGAAGATCAGAATCGGAAAAGCGAAAGATTTCCCGATTACCATGGAAGGGAAAGCGAGATTTATGATCGAAAATGTACTGGCAGCCAGTTTGGCAAGTTATCTTCATGGTTTTGGAATTGAAGATATTTCCAACTCTTTAAGGACTTTTATTCCGAGTGCTCAGCTTACTCCGGGAAGATTAAATGTTTTTAAATTCAAAAACTTTAAGGTTCTGATTGACTTTGCTCACAACCCCTCAGGCTATGAAGCCATTGAAGACTATCTGAAAAACGTTGAGTCTACAAAGAAAATAGGAATTATTTCCGGTGTTGGAGACAGAAGGGATAGTGACATTAAAGAATGTGGTAAAATTGCCGGCAGAATGTTCGATTATATTATCATCCGAAATGAAAAACACCTTCGTGGAAGAACTGAGGAAGAAATCAACGGATTGATCATTGACGGAATTAATGAAGCAGGTAAGGACGTTAGCTATGAGATTATTCCTAAAGAAATTGAAGCTTTAAAGCATGCTATCGGAATGGCTGAGGAAGGAACATTTATCACGGCTTTAAGCGATGTTATTTCCAATGCGATTGATCTTGTGCAGGAATATCAGGCAAGAGAACTGTTGGAAGACAACAAAAATCTATAA
- a CDS encoding PH domain-containing protein, producing MSNNCSLCKTELTSMDTLLGENKLSDGGVLCNKCLDKISYINQELLYNLNKFSIDDINEMIQNKKSEQNQPVLVDENLPVALDSEPQSISKDVYKRRKQKIKQELENLNANLSVYTRGEIKELPNLIAEDEKIIAITDAQFVKTLDAGILVATQKRMLSVSKSMFGSAKIIDYLNGTIKSVSFVTDPKSPIIKLHLDERVVEFECYLDREDAEKFYDTIKGIYNKSQETDPNPGVQPKKQTNSAKVISTEDVFEQLEKLGKLRENGILTDAEFTEQKMKLLEQLQ from the coding sequence ATGAGTAATAACTGTTCATTGTGTAAAACAGAACTAACGTCTATGGATACGCTTCTGGGGGAAAATAAACTTTCTGATGGCGGTGTTTTATGCAATAAATGTTTAGATAAAATAAGTTATATCAATCAGGAATTGCTGTACAACCTTAATAAGTTCAGCATTGATGATATTAACGAAATGATACAAAATAAAAAATCGGAACAGAATCAGCCTGTATTGGTAGATGAAAATCTTCCTGTGGCTTTAGATTCTGAACCTCAAAGTATCTCCAAAGACGTTTATAAGCGAAGAAAACAAAAAATAAAACAGGAACTTGAAAATCTGAATGCAAATCTTTCCGTCTATACAAGAGGTGAAATCAAGGAACTTCCCAACCTTATTGCTGAAGATGAAAAAATTATTGCGATCACAGATGCCCAGTTTGTGAAGACATTAGATGCCGGAATCTTAGTGGCAACACAGAAAAGAATGTTATCTGTATCGAAATCAATGTTTGGCTCTGCGAAAATCATTGATTATCTCAACGGTACCATTAAGTCTGTAAGTTTTGTTACAGATCCGAAATCCCCAATCATCAAACTGCATTTGGATGAAAGAGTAGTAGAGTTTGAATGCTATCTCGATAGAGAAGACGCTGAAAAATTTTATGATACCATAAAAGGAATCTACAATAAATCTCAGGAAACAGATCCAAATCCCGGAGTACAACCTAAAAAACAAACGAACTCAGCAAAAGTTATATCAACAGAAGACGTTTTTGAGCAGTTAGAAAAATTGGGAAAATTAAGAGAGAATGGAATTCTGACAGATGCTGAATTTACAGAACAAAAAATGAAACTTCTGGAACAACTTCAATAA
- a CDS encoding SHOCT domain-containing protein, whose product MNTICALCGTPLTSTDMLVGKNKLADGGYLCAECFNKAITVNRDLINNLDQFYFAEITGMILKSKIDASQNPGSSAYAGSNNFEYDAPTRLDEIKDQIVALNARLSVLANEEVNELDKVLDGDEKLVAIAECIDLHSNREGIIFSTQRRVIFMDKKFLGGVIKREFTHQDITSIEQVENLLYSVLKINTRGGVAEFKLHNKSDGRVFCTIGKGYFNEPEKQMSQQPRQPQSLYQSTLTPSSQGSSNTPKESPEVIFEQLEKLGKLKEMGILSEEEFSSQKAKLLQRL is encoded by the coding sequence ATGAATACTATTTGTGCACTATGCGGAACACCGTTAACATCTACAGATATGCTTGTAGGAAAGAATAAACTTGCAGATGGCGGTTATTTGTGTGCGGAATGTTTTAATAAAGCAATTACGGTCAACAGAGACCTTATCAATAATCTCGATCAGTTTTACTTCGCTGAAATTACAGGGATGATCCTTAAAAGTAAAATTGATGCAAGTCAGAATCCTGGCAGCTCTGCATATGCAGGATCCAACAACTTTGAATATGATGCTCCTACCAGACTTGATGAAATCAAAGATCAGATTGTCGCGCTTAATGCCAGACTAAGTGTATTGGCCAATGAAGAAGTGAATGAACTGGATAAAGTTTTAGACGGAGATGAAAAACTGGTTGCTATTGCAGAATGTATAGATCTTCATAGCAATAGAGAAGGAATCATTTTTTCAACACAGAGAAGAGTGATTTTCATGGATAAAAAATTCTTGGGAGGAGTGATAAAGAGAGAATTTACCCATCAAGATATTACATCCATAGAACAAGTTGAAAACCTTTTGTACTCAGTGTTGAAGATCAATACTAGAGGTGGTGTAGCAGAATTTAAGCTGCATAATAAAAGCGATGGAAGAGTATTCTGTACTATTGGAAAGGGCTATTTTAATGAGCCTGAAAAACAAATGAGTCAACAGCCAAGACAACCGCAGTCATTGTACCAAAGCACACTGACTCCATCTTCACAAGGTTCATCAAATACTCCGAAAGAATCTCCGGAAGTGATTTTTGAACAATTGGAAAAGCTTGGAAAACTAAAAGAAATGGGGATTTTAAGTGAAGAAGAATTCTCTTCCCAGAAAGCAAAACTACTACAAAGGCTTTAA
- a CDS encoding PH domain-containing protein has translation MNTNCALCGMPLTSMDTILGENKLSDGGILCNKCLNKATNINKDLVYDLINYSLVQIRDIVLGENIADKEDAEVDTREIPLVESVESQTVVISSHSVQVNVNTKEDTTRLTEIKEQIDALHIQLSIFADYAVKKLPAVLGNDEGIIAIAEGKYVNNNLDGILVSTEQRVIFTDKVPLGEVAENEFPLHKIVSIQHSYGLISSELKIFTNEGIKAEFKLQNRNAAKTFYEAIQNYIYSPQNRLNQQGQQSIKEDAEAVFDKLEKLGELKENGILTSEEFEEQKKKLLDKL, from the coding sequence ATGAACACAAATTGTGCTTTGTGTGGAATGCCATTAACTTCCATGGATACGATTCTGGGAGAGAATAAACTTTCAGACGGTGGAATTCTGTGCAATAAATGTCTGAATAAAGCAACCAATATTAATAAAGATCTGGTGTATGACCTTATTAATTATAGTTTGGTACAGATAAGGGATATTGTATTGGGAGAAAATATTGCGGATAAAGAAGACGCGGAAGTTGACACTCGGGAGATACCTCTTGTAGAATCTGTGGAATCCCAAACGGTTGTGATATCCTCCCATTCTGTACAGGTGAATGTGAATACAAAAGAAGACACCACAAGGCTTACCGAAATTAAAGAACAGATTGATGCCTTACATATTCAACTCAGTATTTTTGCAGATTATGCAGTCAAAAAGCTTCCAGCAGTTTTGGGTAATGATGAGGGAATCATTGCTATTGCAGAGGGAAAATATGTAAACAATAATCTGGATGGTATTCTGGTATCAACAGAGCAAAGAGTAATTTTTACAGATAAAGTGCCTCTGGGAGAGGTAGCGGAAAATGAATTTCCTCTTCATAAGATTGTTTCCATACAGCATAGCTATGGTCTGATTTCTTCCGAATTGAAAATATTTACCAACGAAGGAATTAAAGCAGAATTTAAACTCCAAAACCGAAATGCTGCAAAAACCTTTTATGAAGCTATACAAAACTATATATACAGTCCTCAAAACAGGTTGAACCAACAAGGGCAACAATCCATAAAAGAAGATGCAGAAGCTGTCTTTGATAAGCTTGAAAAGCTAGGGGAATTAAAAGAAAATGGTATCTTAACCAGTGAAGAATTTGAAGAGCAGAAGAAAAAACTGCTGGATAAATTATAA
- a CDS encoding GNAT family N-acetyltransferase has product MKDKVSKQLLEKWLQAWSLSRKVPLPIPYGSGLWVEVGDEKQKERYVFSEPDEDFFQLSRTIDEPWVYLKVCASPELFIKNIPEKWQLQPQGYMMGCFHPMNIPDSSLPDGYYVESTHDDSLFTVRIIAENGEQAAIGHIVLLEDLAVYDRIVTEENHRRKGLGSCVMKELEKIALSKGVFNNFLAATEEGKFLYETLGWEVYSLYSSIVISPKI; this is encoded by the coding sequence ATGAAAGATAAAGTATCTAAACAACTATTAGAAAAATGGCTACAAGCATGGTCTTTATCAAGGAAAGTGCCTTTACCGATTCCGTATGGATCAGGATTGTGGGTTGAAGTTGGTGATGAAAAACAAAAAGAACGGTATGTATTTTCTGAGCCTGATGAAGATTTTTTCCAGCTTTCCCGTACCATTGATGAACCTTGGGTTTATCTGAAGGTTTGTGCTTCTCCTGAGCTCTTTATCAAAAATATTCCTGAAAAATGGCAACTTCAGCCACAAGGGTATATGATGGGCTGTTTCCATCCCATGAATATCCCTGATTCAAGTCTTCCGGATGGTTATTATGTGGAATCTACTCATGATGATTCTCTATTTACAGTAAGGATCATTGCAGAAAATGGAGAGCAGGCTGCCATAGGTCATATTGTTTTGTTAGAGGATTTGGCGGTGTATGACAGGATTGTGACAGAAGAGAATCACAGAAGAAAGGGATTGGGTTCTTGCGTTATGAAGGAATTGGAAAAAATCGCACTATCAAAAGGAGTTTTCAATAACTTTCTCGCAGCTACAGAAGAGGGGAAATTTTTATATGAAACTCTGGGTTGGGAAGTCTACAGTTTATATTCTTCCATTGTTATTTCCCCTAAAATTTAA
- a CDS encoding HRDC domain-containing protein — protein MKVKVFKIRLPEELLYKDQKMLDDFLEANEIIKVETAFVNDECYWSVILYFEEHKLVKNTVKEPKIIKYSAEDDPLSYDEEQILNALKLWRSEKAREQNLPTYFIASNKELMSVAKYKPAKKEELLDIKGFGKHKIENYGEEILEILESV, from the coding sequence ATGAAAGTGAAAGTATTTAAAATAAGACTTCCCGAAGAATTACTCTATAAGGATCAAAAGATGCTGGATGATTTTCTGGAAGCCAATGAGATTATAAAAGTAGAAACAGCTTTTGTAAATGATGAATGTTATTGGTCTGTTATCTTGTATTTTGAAGAACATAAGCTTGTGAAAAATACAGTAAAGGAGCCAAAGATCATTAAATACTCTGCAGAAGATGATCCTCTAAGCTATGATGAAGAGCAGATTTTGAATGCCCTGAAACTCTGGAGATCAGAAAAAGCCAGAGAACAAAATTTACCTACCTATTTTATTGCAAGCAACAAGGAATTGATGTCTGTAGCAAAGTATAAACCTGCTAAAAAAGAAGAGCTACTTGATATCAAGGGATTTGGAAAGCATAAGATTGAAAATTATGGTGAAGAAATTCTGGAAATCCTTGAAAGTGTCTGA
- a CDS encoding isoaspartyl peptidase/L-asparaginase: MKIIIHGGFFSESDQSHEIKTAKQNSLKEIAQKAFGYLQTHSAFDAVAYAVSLLEDDPLYNAGIGSQIQSDGIIRMSAAIMNGETQKLSGVINIQEVKNPIFVAKDLIGEDDRVLGGQGAKTYATELGFENFSTEIPQRRAEYEAKVNNGGKGTVGCVAIDRDGKLAVATSTGGKGFEIPGRISDSATVAGNYANAFCAVSCTGVGEDIVSNATATKIVTRVTDGMSLEKAFNKTFDELKTIDGFAGAIAIDKEGNVYHQDSYPTMVFASFDGEKFEIFS, from the coding sequence ATGAAAATCATCATCCACGGCGGTTTTTTCTCTGAAAGTGACCAAAGCCATGAAATAAAGACCGCTAAACAAAACTCTTTAAAGGAAATTGCTCAAAAAGCCTTTGGCTATCTTCAGACTCACTCTGCATTTGACGCAGTAGCCTATGCCGTTTCTTTACTGGAAGACGATCCGTTGTACAATGCCGGGATTGGTTCCCAGATTCAAAGTGACGGGATCATCCGTATGAGTGCTGCCATTATGAATGGAGAAACCCAGAAGCTAAGCGGAGTCATTAATATTCAGGAGGTAAAGAATCCTATTTTTGTTGCCAAAGATCTAATTGGAGAAGATGACAGAGTTTTAGGTGGACAGGGTGCAAAAACATATGCTACAGAACTTGGGTTTGAAAACTTTTCTACAGAAATTCCGCAAAGAAGAGCTGAATACGAAGCTAAGGTGAATAATGGAGGAAAAGGTACGGTAGGCTGCGTTGCTATTGACAGAGATGGAAAACTGGCTGTTGCCACTTCCACGGGTGGAAAGGGTTTTGAAATTCCGGGAAGGATCTCAGATTCTGCCACAGTGGCCGGAAATTATGCCAACGCATTCTGTGCTGTAAGCTGTACCGGTGTGGGGGAAGATATTGTAAGCAATGCTACGGCTACAAAGATTGTAACCAGAGTTACCGATGGAATGAGCCTTGAGAAAGCTTTTAACAAGACCTTCGATGAGCTTAAAACCATAGATGGATTTGCAGGGGCCATCGCTATTGATAAAGAGGGGAATGTTTATCATCAAGATTCTTATCCTACTATGGTCTTTGCCAGTTTTGATGGAGAAAAATTTGAGATCTTCTCTTAA
- a CDS encoding SHOCT domain-containing protein: protein MQNIRHQVQYINPRLLVWAVEYIDQLPDILMEDEKVIHIIDGLYNGISTLLLSTGSRLIFKGLETDDIEVIPHERITMVEYREPFIKINTEEYIFQFEKTDSSLTEEFCKTVNTVLGHVETQVAEESGLSVLELLEQLGSLRENGVLTDDEFIIQKKKLLEKL from the coding sequence ATGCAAAATATAAGACACCAGGTTCAATATATTAATCCGAGATTACTGGTATGGGCTGTAGAATATATTGATCAGCTTCCGGATATTTTGATGGAAGATGAAAAAGTAATTCATATTATTGATGGACTTTACAATGGAATATCAACGTTATTGCTCTCAACAGGGAGTAGATTGATTTTTAAAGGGCTGGAAACGGATGATATCGAAGTAATTCCTCATGAAAGAATCACAATGGTAGAATATAGAGAACCTTTCATTAAAATTAATACGGAAGAATATATCTTTCAATTTGAAAAAACAGATTCAAGTCTTACTGAAGAATTTTGTAAAACAGTAAATACTGTTCTCGGGCATGTGGAAACACAAGTTGCTGAAGAATCAGGATTGTCTGTTTTGGAACTTTTGGAACAGCTTGGCAGTCTGAGAGAAAATGGAGTTCTCACGGATGATGAATTTATCATTCAAAAGAAAAAACTCCTAGAAAAACTATAA
- a CDS encoding PH domain-containing protein — translation MSTRSRQDQIKDELEKLDINPTFFARKEIRELPNILSADEKIVYLVEGRNKTTTHHIILVATDRRLIFVDKEFMYGLKVEDFSYSKISSIQYEAELMLASIDIHVSDDIVEIDGVGKYDAELFCEKVRDFMSRPEEYFPNKPEPSVLDQLEQLGRLKENGVLSEEEFIEQKKKLLGQ, via the coding sequence ATGAGTACAAGATCAAGACAGGATCAAATAAAGGACGAACTCGAAAAACTGGATATTAATCCCACATTTTTTGCCAGAAAAGAAATTCGTGAATTACCCAATATATTATCAGCAGACGAAAAAATTGTCTATCTTGTTGAAGGCAGAAATAAAACGACTACCCATCATATTATTTTAGTCGCAACAGACAGACGACTGATTTTTGTAGATAAGGAATTTATGTATGGATTAAAAGTTGAGGACTTTTCCTACAGTAAGATAAGCTCCATACAATATGAAGCTGAGCTGATGTTGGCATCCATAGATATTCATGTATCCGATGATATTGTTGAAATTGACGGAGTTGGGAAATATGATGCAGAATTATTTTGTGAAAAAGTGAGAGACTTTATGTCCCGTCCTGAAGAATATTTCCCCAATAAGCCTGAACCTAGTGTTTTAGATCAGCTGGAACAACTGGGAAGATTGAAGGAGAATGGAGTGTTAAGCGAGGAAGAATTTATTGAACAAAAGAAAAAACTGCTGGGACAATAA
- a CDS encoding YtxH domain-containing protein — MGNKTKGLLALLGLGALAYWKYKNSSPEDQQAVKDKINTAKDNLNKWGNDLKDKANDVASQVQSKVDEAKTKAEDSLN; from the coding sequence ATGGGAAACAAAACAAAAGGCTTATTAGCTTTACTAGGATTAGGTGCTTTAGCTTATTGGAAATATAAAAATTCATCTCCTGAAGATCAGCAGGCTGTGAAAGATAAAATCAATACGGCAAAAGATAATCTTAACAAATGGGGAAATGACCTTAAGGATAAAGCCAACGATGTTGCTTCTCAGGTTCAGAGTAAAGTAGATGAAGCCAAAACAAAGGCTGAAGATTCTTTAAACTAA